The genomic window GATTTTCCTTTAAAAGAGTTACTTCCTTATATCGATTGGACGCCATTTTTCCATACCTGGGAACTGCGTGGTAGTTATCCTCGAATTTTTGAAGATAAGAATGTTGGCGACGAAGCAAAGAAATTATTCACTGATGCACAAACTTTGTTGAAACGTATTGTTGATGAAAAGTTATTAAAAGCAAAAGCGGTGTTCGGTTTTTGGCCAGCGCAAGCCATAGGCGATGATATAGAGTTGCAGGTTTCGGGTTACGAGTTACGAGATAAGCCAGACTCGCAACTCACAACTCATAACCCAAAACTCGTAAAAATACACACCTTGCGTCAACAGGCAGAGAAAGTTGATGGTCAGCCGTATTATGCACTGGCTGATTTTATTGCACCACAAGGAAGCGGTAAACAAGATTATTTCGGTGGTTTTGCTTTAACTGCGGGTATCGGTTGTGATGAATTGGTGGCCGAGTACGAGAAAAACTTTGATGATTACAATAGTATCATGGTTAAAGCCCTGGCAGATCGTTTAGCCGAAGCTTTCGCCGAAAAATTACATGAGTTGGTGCGTAAAGATTACTGGGGTTATGCAAAAGATGAGCAGTTAAGCAACGACGAATTGATTAAGGAACAGTACGCAGGTATTCGTCCTGCACCAGGTTATCCTGCTTGTCCAGAACATACCGAAAAAGGAACTTTGTTTGCCTTGCTAGAAGCGGAACAAAAAATTGGTTTGCGCTTAACAGAAAGCTATGCGATGTATCCAACTGCCGCAGTAAGTGGTTTCTATTTTTCGCATCCAGAGTCTAGATATTTTGGGTTGGGGAAAATAGGGAAGGACCAAGTGGAAGAATATGCAGAGCGTAAGGGAATGAATTTGGAAGAAGCGGAACGGTGGTTGGCACCTAACTTAGCTTATTAACCCCCCGACCCCCTAAAGGGGGAGGGCATAAACATAATAAATAAAAAGCCCCTTTAGGGGTTTGGGGTATGAAGATTACAGAACACATCAAAAATGCAAAGGGTAAGACCTTATTCTCTTTCGAGCTTTTGCCGCCAATTAAAGGGCAAGGTATAGATTGGATATACAATGGAATAGAGCCGCTATTAGAGTTTGAACCACCATTTATAGACGTAACTTCGTTAAGGGAAGATTATATTTACAAAGAGCATCCCAATGGCTTGTTGCAAAAGGTATCTTATCGTAAACGACCTGGTACTATTGCCATTTGTGCAGCTATTATCCATAAATATAAAATAGATGCCGTACCACACTTAATTTGTGGTGGTTTTACCAAAGAAGAAACTGAGAATGCATTAATTGATTTACAGTTTTTAGGTATTGATAACGTATTGGCTTTGAGAGGCGATGCACGCAAAGCGGATAGCTCTTTTGTGCCTACACCAGGCGGCCATGCTTATGCTACAGATTTGATATCACACATCAAAAACCACAATGAAGGTAAATTCTTGCACGAAGATGTAGAGACTTTTAAAAGTGATTTTTGCATTGGCGTTGCCGGATATCCGGAGAAACATTTCGAGGCGCCGAACTTAAATACAGACTTCAAATACTTGAAGCAAAAAGTAGACTTGGGCGCTGAATTTATCGTGACACAGATGTTTTTCGATAACCAAAAGTATTTCGAATTTGTACAGAAATGTAGAGATAACGGCATCAATGTACCCATTATTCCGGGGTTAAAGCCTATTAGCACTTTGGGTCAAGTAAACGCTTTGCCTAAAATTTTCCATATAGATTTACCTGATGAATTAACCGAGGCGTTATCTACAGCTAAAAATAATGCAGAGGCCAAGGAAATTGGTACGCAGGCGATGATTAAACAGTGCAAAGAATTAATTGAATTTGGTGCGCCTGTACTGCATTTTTATACCATGGGCAAACCAGACCAAACTAAAGAAATTGCTAAAGCAGTTTTTTAGATCGTAAGTGTTTGTTTGCGAGTGGTTAGTTAGCCAAAATTGCAGTTGATGCGGCTAAAGCCTCTTAACAAATAGTCTACAATCCGTTGGCTAAAGCCAAACGGGAATGAAAATATGCGCTCCCTTTAGCCAAGATTTCAAATTAGTGATGTTCGAAACTTTAGTATTTGTGCTGTTGGTTTGTTGCCGTCTGCTTTAGCAGACGGTTCATAGATGTAAAGATAAAGGCTTTAGCCAAAATTGTAGCTAAAGCCCTAACGCATTGTTTCCAAACCTTTGGCTAAAGCCAAACGGGAATAAAATATGTTCTTCCGCCATCCGAAGTAACAAATTAGGGATGTTCGAAACTTTAGTATTTATACTAGCGGTTCATTGCCGTCTGCTTTAGCAGATGGTTAATGGATGTAAAGAAAGAGGCTTTAGCCGCATTAAAGGCTAAAGCCTTAATAAATCGTATTCACTCCGTTGGCTAGAGCCAAACGGGAATTAGAATATTACTCTTCCGTCAGCCAAGATTTCAAATCTATGCTTTTTTGTTTCGAAGATTATTCTCTTAGCTTTTT from Pedobacter sp. SL55 includes these protein-coding regions:
- a CDS encoding methylenetetrahydrofolate reductase, whose translation is MKITEHIKNAKGKTLFSFELLPPIKGQGIDWIYNGIEPLLEFEPPFIDVTSLREDYIYKEHPNGLLQKVSYRKRPGTIAICAAIIHKYKIDAVPHLICGGFTKEETENALIDLQFLGIDNVLALRGDARKADSSFVPTPGGHAYATDLISHIKNHNEGKFLHEDVETFKSDFCIGVAGYPEKHFEAPNLNTDFKYLKQKVDLGAEFIVTQMFFDNQKYFEFVQKCRDNGINVPIIPGLKPISTLGQVNALPKIFHIDLPDELTEALSTAKNNAEAKEIGTQAMIKQCKELIEFGAPVLHFYTMGKPDQTKEIAKAVF